One window of Pieris rapae chromosome 14, ilPieRapa1.1, whole genome shotgun sequence genomic DNA carries:
- the LOC111001730 gene encoding protein D2, giving the protein MSVASTFESSKIVPDVIPVAPSKTIELKYPSGVVAQHGNELAPTKVKDQPAVSYEADPNAFYTLVFTDPDNYDGPEPVYREWHHWLVGNIPGNNVASGEVLSSYIGSGPPEGTGLHRYVYILYKQPGKLNFDEKKLTNKSIVGRDAFSTKKFAEKYNLGAPVAGNFYRAQFDDYVPLLYKSLGV; this is encoded by the exons atgTCGGTCGCAAGCACATTTGAGTCTAGCAAAATCGTTCCAGATGTCATCCCCGTCGCCCCTTCAAAAACTATAGAG tTGAAATACCCAAGTGGCGTGGTAGCACAGCATGGCAACGAACTCGCTCCAACAAAGGTCAAAGATCAACCGGCTGTTTCATACGAAGCAGATCCTAATGCTTTCTACACCTTAGTCTTCACAG ACCCAGACAACTACGACGGCCCAGAACCAGTATACCGTGAGTGGCACCATTGGTTGGTTGGTAACATTCCTGGTAACAACGTCGCCTCTGGTGAAGTACTGTCCAGCTACATTGGTTCTGGACCACCAGAAGGCACTGGCCTCCATCGTTACGTCTACATTCTCTACAAACAGCCtggaaaactaaattttgacGAGAAAAAGTTAACCAACAA ATCCATCGTTGGCCGTGATGCCTTTTCAACGAAGAAATTCGctgaaaaatacaatttggGGGCGCCTGTAGCTGGCAACTTCTATCGCGCACAATTCGATGACTACGTCCCACTATTGTACAAGAGTTTAGGCgtttag